A single Vulpes lagopus strain Blue_001 chromosome 3, ASM1834538v1, whole genome shotgun sequence DNA region contains:
- the MPG gene encoding DNA-3-methyladenine glycosylase isoform X2 has product MTARGAAQLSCRTGQKRQRVLEADRESPQGRAQTPSPGEPCLGPPATLGPRRSIYFSGPKRHSAQLGSDFFDQPAVALARAFLGQVLVRRLDDGTELRGRIVETEAYLGPEDEAAHSRGGRQTPRNRGMFMKPGTLYVYIIYGMYFCLNVSSQGDGACVLLRALEPLGGLETMRQLRSTLRKGTTGRALKDRELCSGPSKLCQALAIDKSFDQRDLAEDRAVWLERSPPGPSEPAVVAAARVGIGHAGEWAQKPLRFYLRGSPWVSVVDRAAEQNA; this is encoded by the exons ATGACGGCGCGCGGCGCGGCCCAG CTTTCCTGCAGGACGGGCCAAAAAAGGCAGCGAGTGTTGGAGGCAGACCGTGAGAGCCCGCAGGGCAGGGCCCAGACGCCATCCCCTGGGGAGCCCTGCTTGGGGCCGCCGGCAACCCTGGGCCCTCGGCGCAGCATCTATTTCTCTGGCCCAAAGAGGCACTCTGCGCAGCTGGGCTCGGACTTCTTTGACCAGCCTGCCGTCGCCCTGGCACGGGCGTTTCTGGGACAG GTCCTAGTCCGGCGACTTGACGATGGCACAGAGCTCCGTGGCCGCATTGTGGAGACAGAGGCATATCTGGGGCCAGAGGATGAAGCTGCCCACTCTAGGGGTGGCCGGCAGACCCCCCGCAACCGTGGCATGTTCATGAAGCCAGGAACTCTGTATGTGTACATCATCTATGGCATGTACTTCTGCTTGAACGTCTCCAGCCAAG GGGATGGGGCGTGCGTCCTCCTGCGAGCGCTGGAGCCCCTGGGGGGCCTGGAGACCATGCGGCAGCTCCGCAGCACTCTCCGCAAGGGCACCACGGGCCGAGCCCTCAAGGACCGCGAGCTGTGCAGTGGTCCCTCCAAgctgtgccaggccctggccaTCGACAAGAGCTTTGACCAGCGGGACCTGGCCGAGGACCGAGCGGTGTGGCTGGAGCGCAGCCCGCCGGGGCCCAGCGAGCCAGCCGTGGTGGCAGCAGCCAGAGTGGGCATCGGCCACGCAGGAGAGTGGGCCCAGAAGCCCCTGCGCTTTTACCTACGGGGCAGCCCCTGGGTCAGCGTGGTAGACAGAGCCGCGGAGCAGAACGCATAG
- the LOC121486436 gene encoding 40S ribosomal protein S3a-like, translating to MAVSKNKRLTKGGKKGSKKKVVDPFSKKDWYDVKAPAMFNIRNIGKTLVTRTQGTKIASDGLNGRIFEVSLADLQNDKVAFRKFKLITEDVQGKNCLTNFHGMDLTRDKMCSMVKKWQTMIEAHVDVKTTDGYLLRLFCVGFTKKCNNQIRKTSHTQHQQVRQIRKKMMEIMTREMQTNDLKEVVNKLIPGIPGWRSDSIGKDIEKAYQSIYPLHDVFVRKVKMLTKPKFESGKLMELHGEGSSSRKAMGDETGAKVERADRYEPPVQESV from the exons ATGGCGGTCAGCAAGAACAAGCGCCTTACAAAAGGCGGCAAAAAGGGATCCAAGAAGAAAGTGGTTGAtccattttctaagaaagattgGTATGATGTGAAAGCGCCAGCTATgttcaatataagaaatattggaaaaacacTAGTCACAAGAACTCAAGGAACCAAAATTGCATCTGATGGTCTCAACGGTCGCATTTTTGAAGTTAGCCTTGCTGATCTGCAGAATGATAAAGTTGCATTTAGGAAATTCAAGCTAATCACTGAGGATGTGCAGGGTAAAAACTGCCTGACTAATTTCCATGGCATGGATCTTACCCGTGACAAAATGTGCTCCATGGTCAAAAAATGGCAGACCATGATTGAAGCtcatgttgatgtaaagactACCGATGGTTATTTGCTTCGTCTATTTTGTGTTGGCTTTACTAAAAAATGCAATAATCAGATTCGGAAGACCTCTCACACTCAGCACCAACAGGTCCGCCAAATCCGGAAAAAGATGATGGAAATCATGACCCGAGAGATGCAGACAAATGACTTGAAAGAAGTAGTCAATAAATtgattccagggatccctgggtggcgcagcg ACAGCATcggaaaagatatagaaaaagcttATCAGTCTATTTATCCACTCCATGATGTTtttgttagaaaagtaaaaatgctgacAAAGCCCAAGTTTGAATCGGGAAAACTCATGGAGCTTCATGGTGAAGGTAGTAGTTCTAGAAAAGCTATGGGGGATGAGACCGGTGCTAAAGTTGAACGAGCTGATAGATATGAACCACCAGTCcaagaatctgtttaa
- the MPG gene encoding DNA-3-methyladenine glycosylase isoform X1 → MTARGAAQLSCRTGQKRQRVLEADRESPQGRAQTPSPGEPCLGPPATLGPRRSIYFSGPKRHSAQLGSDFFDQPAVALARAFLGQKQTDCPQVLVRRLDDGTELRGRIVETEAYLGPEDEAAHSRGGRQTPRNRGMFMKPGTLYVYIIYGMYFCLNVSSQGDGACVLLRALEPLGGLETMRQLRSTLRKGTTGRALKDRELCSGPSKLCQALAIDKSFDQRDLAEDRAVWLERSPPGPSEPAVVAAARVGIGHAGEWAQKPLRFYLRGSPWVSVVDRAAEQNA, encoded by the exons ATGACGGCGCGCGGCGCGGCCCAG CTTTCCTGCAGGACGGGCCAAAAAAGGCAGCGAGTGTTGGAGGCAGACCGTGAGAGCCCGCAGGGCAGGGCCCAGACGCCATCCCCTGGGGAGCCCTGCTTGGGGCCGCCGGCAACCCTGGGCCCTCGGCGCAGCATCTATTTCTCTGGCCCAAAGAGGCACTCTGCGCAGCTGGGCTCGGACTTCTTTGACCAGCCTGCCGTCGCCCTGGCACGGGCGTTTCTGGGACAG AAGCAAACGGACTGCCCACAGGTCCTAGTCCGGCGACTTGACGATGGCACAGAGCTCCGTGGCCGCATTGTGGAGACAGAGGCATATCTGGGGCCAGAGGATGAAGCTGCCCACTCTAGGGGTGGCCGGCAGACCCCCCGCAACCGTGGCATGTTCATGAAGCCAGGAACTCTGTATGTGTACATCATCTATGGCATGTACTTCTGCTTGAACGTCTCCAGCCAAG GGGATGGGGCGTGCGTCCTCCTGCGAGCGCTGGAGCCCCTGGGGGGCCTGGAGACCATGCGGCAGCTCCGCAGCACTCTCCGCAAGGGCACCACGGGCCGAGCCCTCAAGGACCGCGAGCTGTGCAGTGGTCCCTCCAAgctgtgccaggccctggccaTCGACAAGAGCTTTGACCAGCGGGACCTGGCCGAGGACCGAGCGGTGTGGCTGGAGCGCAGCCCGCCGGGGCCCAGCGAGCCAGCCGTGGTGGCAGCAGCCAGAGTGGGCATCGGCCACGCAGGAGAGTGGGCCCAGAAGCCCCTGCGCTTTTACCTACGGGGCAGCCCCTGGGTCAGCGTGGTAGACAGAGCCGCGGAGCAGAACGCATAG
- the NPRL3 gene encoding GATOR complex protein NPRL3 isoform X4 has protein sequence MRPNALSWPSRGFTPSVDSAPPADLRAVAGDAPCHPGPERVACQGVLSFFGVNNFPDRTNAFLSTYTVKQRRSSCCPSQLILPAALLFLSLLFPLLYVEAENLIFCAALTSLCTSGVVRLHINSWLEVSFCLPHKIHYAASSLIPPEAIERSLKAIRPYHALLLLSDEKSLLAELPLDCSPALVRVIKTTSAVKNLQQLAQDADLALLQVFQLAAHLVYWGKAIIIYPLCENNVYMLSPNASVCLYSPLAEQFSRQFPAHDLPSVLAKFSLPVSLSEFRNPLAPPVQETQLIQMVVWMLQHRLLVQLHTYVCLMASPSEEEPHPREDDVPFTARVSGRSLSTPNALSFGSPTSSDDMTLTSPSMDNSSAELLPSGDSPLNKRMTENLLASLSEHERAAILSVPAAQNPEDLRMFARLLHYFRGRHHLEEIMYNENTRRSQLLMLFDKFRSVLVVTTHEDPVIAVFQALLP, from the exons ATGCGGCCCAACGCCCTCTCCTGGCCTTCCCGGGGCTTCACTCCATCGGTGGACTCCGCACCGCCCGCGGATCTAAGAGCTGTGGCTGGCGATGCCCCGTGTCATCCAGGCCCAGAAAGGGTGGCTTGTCAGGGGGTCCTCTCCTTTTTTGGCGTTAATAATTTCCCCGATCGCACCAACG CTTTTCTGTCCACGTATACAGTGAAACAGAGGAGGAGCTCGTGTTGCCCTTCTCAGCTCATtctccctgcagccctgctgttcctcagtcttctcttccctcttttgtACGTGGAAGCTGAGAATCTCATCTTCTGTGCAGCCCTCACCAG CCTGTGTACGTCTGGCGTGGTACGACTCCACATCAACAGCTGGCTGGAGGTGAGCTTCTGCTTGCCCCACAAGATCCACTACGCTGCTTCCAGCCTCATCCCCCCCGAGGCCATCGAGCGGAGCCTGAAAGCCATCCG CCCGTACCACGCTCTGCTGCTGCTCAGTGATGAGAAGTCCCTGCTGGCTGAGCTCCCGCTCGACTGCTCCCCGGCCCTGGTGCGTGTGATCAAGACCACCTCTGCTGTGAAGAACCTGCAGCAGCTGGCCCAGGATGCAGACCTGGCCTTGCTGCAG GTTTTCCAGCTGGCGGCCCACCTGGTGTACTGGGGCAAGGCCATCATCATCTACCCGCTGTGCGAGAACAACGTCTACATGCTTTCTCCCAATGCCAGCGTGTGTCT GTACTCCCCGTTGGCTGAACAGTTTTCCCGTCAGTTTCCGGCTCACGACCTGCCGTCTGTCCTCGCTAAGTTCTCCTTGCCAGTTTCCTTGTCAGAATTCAGGAACCCCCTCGCTCCCCCTGTGCAGGAG ACCCAGCTCATTCAGATGGTGGTGTGGATGTTGCAGCACAGACTCCTCGTCCAGCTGCACACCTACGTGTGCCTGATGGCCTCACCCAGTGAGGAGGAGCCCCACCCTCGAGAAGACGACGTCCCCTTCACCGCCCGGGTCAGCGGCCGCAGCCTCAGCACACCCAATGCCCTCAGCTTTGGTTCCCCAA CCAGCAGTGACGACATGACCCTCACCAGCCCCAGTATGGATAACTCCAGCGCAGAGCTGCTGCCCAGTGGGGACTCGCCACTCAACAAGAGGATGACGGAGAACCTGCTGGCCAGCCTGTCGGAGCACGAGCGGGCGGCCATCCTCAGCGTGCCTGCGGCCCAGAACCCCGAGGACCTCCGCATGTTTGCCAG gctCCTGCACTACTTCCGCGGCCGCCACCACCTGGAGGAGATCATGTACAACGAGAACACTCGGCGCTCCCAGCTGCTGATGCTGTTTGACAAGTTCCGCAGCGTGCTGGTGGTGACCACCCACGAGGACCCGGTCATCGCTGTCTTCCAGGCGCTGCTTCCGTGA